CTGGGAAGCCGTTTCGAGCGGAACTGCAGGTGCTAACGATAAAGTTACCGATGCGGTCATCACTTCGAATATAGAAAGATTCATTCAATCTTCGGATAGAGAGATTCGCGCACGAATAACGTGGACACGCATCGCCACCGCCACCTCACCGCCTTCGGAGATATTCGTAGACGAGGCTACTTGGCGTTTCGTGTATCAATAGAAAACCTCGCATGATTGCGGATATAGAAATGAATATGATCAGCCGATATAAGTTCAAACTGAACGTCCGATTATGCTTTTTGAGGAATAACAATTCCTTAGTGTTATTTTTAAGGAGACAAGTATGGTTAGAGTATCTGTCTTTCTTTGCGTTACTATCTTCGCAGGAAACGCATTCTCGCAAAATTTATATTTAAACGATTATTATTACGAGCCCTATTTCTCCGGATTCATTTTCCCTACTTCGTTCGCTTGCATAGGTGAAGAAGAATTCCTCGTGCTCGAAATTCACACTGGACGAGTCATTCATCTGAAAGAAGGCAATAAAACGATAGCCCTCGACCTCGATGTTTCCAACAACGCAGAGCAAGGATTACTGGGAATCGCTCTGCATCCGAATTTCATAACCAATGGTGTCGTAGCGCTCTTTTATTCGAAAAACGACCAAATCGGCAAAGACGGAGGAAATTGGATCGACAATCGCGTAGAAACTTTCTCATGGGACGGCGAAAAATTAAATTTCCTAAATACACTAATAACTTTCCCTTACGACCCCGATCAAAAAAATGGACCGACACATGACGGTGGAAAACTCACCGTCGGGAAGGACGGACATCTTTATATCACCCATGGAGATTTTTTGCGAGGAGGATTCGAAAACCCACGAATCGAAATGAACACGAGCGAAACGGATGTCGCTGGAGTAGGTGGGATATATAGAATCTCTTTCACGGGAGAAATTCCTCGGGATAATCCTTTTTACAATAACAGTAATCCTCAAATTCAAAGTCTTTACACATATGGTCTGCGAAATTGCTTCGGCATCGCGACTGACCCTTATACTGGAAGAATATGGGCAACAGACAATGGTCCTGACCAATATGATGAAGTCGATATCATAGGTTCCGGATTCAATGGAGGTTGGCTAAAAATCTGCGGACCCGATGTTCGGGCTTCGAAATATGCAGAAAACAATTATACGGATTACGATGCAAATGACCTCGTCTATCTGCCGAATGCGTATTACGATGACCCTGTGTTTTCATGGCTTCAACCCATAGGTGTCACACAACTCGTTTTTTTAGATAGTTATAAATTCTCTCCGCAAGAGCGCGGAAATGTCCTAATCGGTGAATTCAACTATGGAGGACTTTATCTCTTCGAGGTCAATACGAATCGAAACGGTTTCGTTCTCGGTGGAGCACTCGCCGATAAAGTCGCTGACAACTCTGAGGAAAGAAACCTGAATAAAGTCGGAGACAATTGGGGAATCATCGTGGATATGACCATCGGAAACGATGGATATTTATATCTTCTGCGTTTCGAGACCGGAGAAATTTACCGCATACGCCCATACCAAGATCCTGTCATTCCGAAATCATTCGATTTGAAAGCAGGAAAACTCGTCAACGGCACGCTTACAGATATTCAATTTAGCGATGACTCTTATATGATTTTTCAAACAATGCTGGGAAGGGCTGCCGGAGATGCGCAAATCGAAGTCTTCTCCGTTGCCCCCCCTCCGAGCACGAAGACATTAACAGAACTGCAATTCTTCGTAGAATCGAAAAGCTTCAAGCCTCTCGTACAGACAATAGAACTCTACAACTATGAAACCCAAAAATACCAACTCGTATCCCTATCCACGACCACATCGAGCGATAACACGACTCAGGTAAGCATAACGTCAGACATAAACCGATTCATCGAACCGCTTACACGTGAAATTAAGGCACGAGTGAGTTGGTATAGCGTCTTCTCGATTCTTTCCTTTCAATCTGCAATCGAACTCGACAACGCATCCTGGAAATTTATTTATAAATAAACCGTAGGAGCACCGTAAGGCGCGAATAAAACCTGTAGGAGCGCCGTAAAGCGCGATTTGTAAGCCTCAACTGCTTGTAATGCCTCAACTGCTCCTGCAGTTGAGGCTTCTACTTCAATCGAACTCCTAACCGACACTTCTACTTCTACCGGACCCCTAACCCGACACCAGGAATACTATTTCCCGAACAAACTTCTTATAAAAAACCACAAATTCGCAGGTCTCTCCGCCAAACGCCGAACGAAATACGGATACCAACTCATTCCGTAAGGAATATAAATCCGTAAGTTATATCCCTTCTCGACCAACTCTGCCTGCAATTTCCTTTTCACTCCGAATAACATCTGAAATTCGAACTTCTCTTTCCCGATATTGTTCTTCGCGCAATATCCGATAACCTGCTCGATAATTCGTTCATCGTGCGTCGCAATCGCTGGAAAATTCCCTTTCGAAAGCAATTTCTTTGCATATTCCAGATATGCTGCATCAACATCCCGCTTTTTTTGCAGTGCAACCTCGGGAGGTTCTAAGTAAGCACCCTTTACCAAACGCACACGTATCCCCATTCCTATCATCTCTTCGATGTCTTGTTTTGTTCGATGAAGCATCGCCTGCAAAACCACCCCCACATTCTTTCTCTCGGGCCATACCTCACGCACTAATCTCAGCGTTCGTTCTACTGTCGGGCTCGATTCCATGTCTATACGAATGAAATTCCCGTTACGAGCAGCGACGTCCAAAAGAGTAATCAGACGCCTCTTCGTCTCCGCCTCTTCGAAATCGTGTCCCAACTGCGATAATTTCACCGACACATTGATTTTTTCAGGTGCACTTCCCCCCCCATACGGAGAACGAGCGATATCCTCTACCAGATGCATATATTCCTGAAACGCCGCCTCCGCCTCTTCGTGTCGCGTTGTATGCTCCCCCAAATAATCCAGAGAAGCCGTGAATCCTTTTTTTACCAACTCCTCCGCACTTCGAATTGCGTCTTCGCGTTTGTTTCCCGCGATGAATCTTCGAACAACTGGCTGGGTGATTCTGCTATTCCGTATAAAACGTTCGAACCACGGACGACTGCTTACTAAAAGTATCAGAGAACGAGATAGCATCACGAGTACGACTCGATACTACCTTATCCTCCCTTCTTCGGCAATCTTTTATCTCGATTCTGAGTTCGACTAATCTTGCGGCGAGATAGCGGCTCGAAGAGTGCGACTTCTGCTTGTTTCAACTCCGCCCCTCGATAGTAAGCAGACAAAATTTCCGCGAAATCATAGCCCGCCATCGCTCGGCTTTGAGCGCCCACCTGGCACATCCCTACGCCATGCCCCCATCCCTTGCCCTCGAATTGCCACCCATCTTCGACTCGATTCACTTCGAACAGCGTACTCCGTAACTTGTTCACACCCATAAGGTTTCTGAAATCTACACCCCTTAAAGTCTGTTCCCCCTTTTCTCCTCGCAAAAGCATCTCTTTCACCCTCCCGGACGAAGAACGCTGAACGATAACGATTTCTCGCACCATACCGATTGCAACTTGTCTTTTCTCGAGCAAGGATAACAATTCCTTATCCCCCAATAATAAACTCCAACTATCGTATTTCGAAACCGCATTGAAAGGATTTCCGTTTACGTCTGCATCGAGCACACTAACTAAATAGGGAACGTCGCTAGAAAAAACTTCCGAAGCAGATTCCGTTACCCCCCCACAATCTGCGCAATACAAAGCCGAAATCGGCTTGCCTTGATGGATCAATACCAGATGCGCCGTCTCCGATATCGCCTCGTTCGTGCTTTCTTTTTCTACGTCGTAACCGCGATACACCTGAGAACTCGTCGTGTCGTCCAAATCGTAAGGCGTTTTTCTCTCGTGGATCATCCGGCTATAGGCAAAGGTTCGTGCGGCGACCGCCTGCGCCTTCAACGCTTCTTTAGACCAAGTAAATGGCATTTCACAAGGAACGACACCTCGCAAATACAATTCCACAGGCAACTCGTTAATGACTTGCAGGGAATCTCCCATTACTACGACTCGAATCCCTCCCCTATAATTTCGTTTTATCGAAGAAGCGCGAACTTCTATAATTTCGTTCTTAGCGCGTATATCTACCATGGAATAAAGTTTGCGTTCCGATTTCGTCGAGTCTTCCCCGATTTTCAACCTCCCTCCATCGAAGCTAACCCTTTCTTGCTTTCCATTCTCGCATCGCGCAAGGGTCTCACCAGTCTCCCCATCGTAAATTTCGAATCCCTCCTTCGATGAAAGGAAAACCTCTTTCGCCGTCCCGAGGCTTTTTAGATGAACCCGAATCGAGGGTCCCCAATTCTGCTCCGCCGCCGATTGCTTTGCAAAGGCAGCTCCTCCGTTGAGCAAAACCCCATTGAGCAAAATCACCCCCAAAGTAGCCCAAACCTTCATCATCATCAGATTATGGCAATTTTGGGCGAGGCAACCTGCTTTTGCCTGACCTTATTTATAGACAAGCAGACAACCTTCCTCTGGCTGGTTAAACCTTCCCGATGGCTATCTCCCCTCGCCACTTATGACCCAATCCAGCTGTTCATTCATTCGTAACCCATAAAAAATAAAAAAATTTAGATAACCCCTTGACAACACTTCCACTCAAGGGGTAGGCTGGTAGTTTGTCATTGCACCGCGGAGGTATTAATGAAGGTTGTCCGACAGGCTTCGGCAAATACCGAGCATGTCTTAGAAATTCCCAATCTAATCGAACTTCAACTCAACTCGTACAAAAATCTACTTGAACAGGGTCTTCCCGAACTTCTAAAAAGTTTTTCGCCGATATACGATTTTACCGGCTCGAACTTCATAGAGTTCGTAGACTTCTACCTCGGAGAGCCAAAGTATACCGTAGACGAGTGTAGAGCGCGAGACGTCACGTTCGAAGCGCCTATCAAAGTACAGGTTCGCTTAGGAGGCAAAGATCGAGAGGTCATCGAATCGGAGGTGTACCTCGGCGATTTGCCTTTAATGACTGACGCCGGCACTTTTATTATTAATGGAAGAGAGCGGGTCATCGTCTCCCAGCTCGGTAGAAGCCCTGGGGTGTATTTCTTCGACGAACCTCAGCAAGCCACGAAGTGGGAACTTCGACACGTTCTTATGCACCGCCTTCCACTCAGAGCGGAAGTGCTGCCGAACCAAGGCAAATGGATGGAAATTTCGGAATCCGAGCCGAATTTTGTCCTCTGGGTGCCGCTAAACCAAAGTAAGAAAATCCCGATAACCCAACTCCTCAAAGTTTTCTCTGCCTTCGAGCAAACGAAACAACCCATTACCAAACCCATCGAAGAAGCGATTCATCGCTATCTCGCCGAGCCGCTCGTCCATCCGCAAACCGGAGAGATACTCGCCGACACAGACACCTTTATCACCGAAGAACTCATAGAAAACTTGCCGAAAGCCGCCAGAAATCTCACAGTAAGGTGCTACGCTCGCACGAACACGAACGAAAACATCTTGCTCACCTTCGGAAAAACTCACGAAATTAAAAACCCCACTGCCGAAGAAATCGTCGGTAAACGAACCCTCGAAGAAATAACAGACGGGAGCGAACTCGTTATTACGAAGTTAGGAAAAATAGATTTCGATACCGCTAAAAAAATCGAGAGTTTGAAACTAAAAAAACTCAGAATACTCGAAGTCAATCCTTTCATCGATGCCTCCTTAGAACACGACACGACAGATAACGTTCGTAGTGCCCTTCGGGATGTTCATCGCAAACTACGACCGGGTGAAACTCAAGACGAAGAGAATGCAAAAGCACAAATCTATGCGCTCTTCTTAGATCCGAGAAACTATGATCTCGGACGCGTCGGTCGCCACCAGATGAATCGTCGCCTTCATTTGGACATCAGCGACGACGTTCGCCACGTCACCATCGAAGATTTAGTCCAAATGGTCATTCACCTTACGAAACTTCTCGATGGTGAAGCAAGTGGAGACGACATCGACCATTTGAAAAACAAACGAATTAAATCCATCGGGGAATTACTTCTGAATCAAATGCGCGTCGGATTAGCGCGAATGGAGAAAGTCGCGCGCGAAAGAATGACGAGCACAGAACCAGAGAATCTCCTGCCAGGAATTATCCTGAGCGTGAAGCCTGTAACGGCGAGCATAAAAAGTTTCTTCGCCAGCAGTCACCTCAGCACGTTCATGGACCAAACGAATCCATTGAGCGCTCTTTCGAACAAGCGACGTCTTTCGACCCTTCCCGAAAAGCGCCCCCCCGGGTCTACTCGCGCGGGTGTCGTGGACGCTCAACGCGAAGTGCAGCTCAGCGAATATGGACGAATTTGCCCGATCGAGACTCCAGAAGGTCCGAACGTCGGATTGATGAAACAGCTCACGGTCTACGCAAAAGTAGACGATGACGGGTTTTTGTATGCTCCGTTCCGAGTCGTGAAGAACGGAAGGGTTACGAATGAAATCATTTATCTCGTAGCAGGAGACGAAGACGATAAGAAAGTCGCCCCCCCAGATGCTCCCCTCGATTCCAAGGGTGCATTCAAAGACGAATACGTAATGGTGAGATACAAAGGAGAATTCCCCGAAGTTCCCCGAGACGAAGTGGAACTTATGGATGCCTCCCCGGTAATCGTATCCGTCGCTGCCTCTTGCATCCCCTTCCTCAATCATGACGACGGTGCTCGTGCGTTGATGGGCGCAAACATGCAAAGACAAGCAGTTCCCCTTCTGCGCTCGGAAGCACCTATCGTAGGAACGGGATACGAAACAAGAATCGCAAGAGACAGCGGTGCATCCGTCCATGCACTTCGTAACGGAATCGTTGAATCCGTCACTGCTCGCGAAATCCGAATCCGAACGGAAAACGGCGAAGTAGATTCCTATTTATTAGAACACGGACGCCAATCTAACAAATCCACATGCTTTACACAAAGACCTATCGTAATTCCTGGCCAAAAAGTATTCGCGAATCAACCTATCGCCGATGGACCGACTTGCGACAACGGTGAATTGGCTCTCGGAAAGAATCTCGTAGTCGCCTTCATGCCGTGGCGTGGCTACAACTTCGAAGACGCTATCGTCGTTTCGGAACGGTTGGTCAAAGAAGACGTATTTACTTCGATTCATATTGAACGCCACGATGTAGAAGCGGTAGATACGAAATTAGGACCTGAAGAAATCACGAGAGACATTCCCAATGTGGGGGAAGAAGCACTCAAGGATTTAGACGAAAGTGGAATCGTCAGAATCGGCGCAGAAGTACGTCCTCTCGATATTCTCGTAGGCAAAGTCCAACCGAAAGGTCAGGTCGAACTGACTGCAGAGGAAAGATTGATCATCGCAATCTTCGGAAAGAAAGCCGAAGAGACTCGTGACGTTTCCTTACGCCTACCACACGGAGAACAAGGAACTGTCGTAGATGTGAAAGTATTCAGCCGCTATAAATACCGCTGTAAAGAAACCGGAAAAATCTTCTACGAAGCAAAGAAACGAGAAAGCATGGTAAGCGAAGTAACCGGGGGGGAACTCGAACAAATCCCTGGTGACGAACTTCCAGCCGGCACGAATATGACGGTTCAAGTGTATGTCGCTCAAAAACGAAAACTCACAGTAGGCGACAAAATGGCTGGTCGGCATGGAAATAAAGGAGTCATCAGCAAAATCGTTCCCGAAGAAGATATGCCCTTCTTGCAAGATGGCACTCCGGTGGATATCGTTCTCAATCCTCTCGGCGTTCCGAGCCGTTTGAATGCAGGGCAAATGCTCGAAGCCCTTTTAGGGCTCGTTGGAAAAGAATTCGGAATTCGTTTTCTTGCACCAGCATTCGAAGGAGCATCCCCGCGACATGTACTCGAAGAACTGAAACATGTCGCAGAAAGCTACCGACAAAACGTTCTGCAAGCATACGTGAATTCAGAACTCAAACTCAATTTGAAATTCCGTCGTAACGCTTCGGTGGAGGAAATGTTCGAAGAAATCGAAAACGCTCTTCGAAAATTAGGAAAACGAAGACTCGAAGAAATCTCGAGCATAGTTGCAGCCGAGCCGGTAATAAGCGTAACGCA
This genomic interval from Fimbriimonadales bacterium contains the following:
- a CDS encoding proline dehydrogenase family protein, translated to MLSRSLILLVSSRPWFERFIRNSRITQPVVRRFIAGNKREDAIRSAEELVKKGFTASLDYLGEHTTRHEEAEAAFQEYMHLVEDIARSPYGGGSAPEKINVSVKLSQLGHDFEEAETKRRLITLLDVAARNGNFIRIDMESSPTVERTLRLVREVWPERKNVGVVLQAMLHRTKQDIEEMIGMGIRVRLVKGAYLEPPEVALQKKRDVDAAYLEYAKKLLSKGNFPAIATHDERIIEQVIGYCAKNNIGKEKFEFQMLFGVKRKLQAELVEKGYNLRIYIPYGMSWYPYFVRRLAERPANLWFFIRSLFGK
- the rpoB gene encoding DNA-directed RNA polymerase subunit beta — translated: MKVVRQASANTEHVLEIPNLIELQLNSYKNLLEQGLPELLKSFSPIYDFTGSNFIEFVDFYLGEPKYTVDECRARDVTFEAPIKVQVRLGGKDREVIESEVYLGDLPLMTDAGTFIINGRERVIVSQLGRSPGVYFFDEPQQATKWELRHVLMHRLPLRAEVLPNQGKWMEISESEPNFVLWVPLNQSKKIPITQLLKVFSAFEQTKQPITKPIEEAIHRYLAEPLVHPQTGEILADTDTFITEELIENLPKAARNLTVRCYARTNTNENILLTFGKTHEIKNPTAEEIVGKRTLEEITDGSELVITKLGKIDFDTAKKIESLKLKKLRILEVNPFIDASLEHDTTDNVRSALRDVHRKLRPGETQDEENAKAQIYALFLDPRNYDLGRVGRHQMNRRLHLDISDDVRHVTIEDLVQMVIHLTKLLDGEASGDDIDHLKNKRIKSIGELLLNQMRVGLARMEKVARERMTSTEPENLLPGIILSVKPVTASIKSFFASSHLSTFMDQTNPLSALSNKRRLSTLPEKRPPGSTRAGVVDAQREVQLSEYGRICPIETPEGPNVGLMKQLTVYAKVDDDGFLYAPFRVVKNGRVTNEIIYLVAGDEDDKKVAPPDAPLDSKGAFKDEYVMVRYKGEFPEVPRDEVELMDASPVIVSVAASCIPFLNHDDGARALMGANMQRQAVPLLRSEAPIVGTGYETRIARDSGASVHALRNGIVESVTAREIRIRTENGEVDSYLLEHGRQSNKSTCFTQRPIVIPGQKVFANQPIADGPTCDNGELALGKNLVVAFMPWRGYNFEDAIVVSERLVKEDVFTSIHIERHDVEAVDTKLGPEEITRDIPNVGEEALKDLDESGIVRIGAEVRPLDILVGKVQPKGQVELTAEERLIIAIFGKKAEETRDVSLRLPHGEQGTVVDVKVFSRYKYRCKETGKIFYEAKKRESMVSEVTGGELEQIPGDELPAGTNMTVQVYVAQKRKLTVGDKMAGRHGNKGVISKIVPEEDMPFLQDGTPVDIVLNPLGVPSRLNAGQMLEALLGLVGKEFGIRFLAPAFEGASPRHVLEELKHVAESYRQNVLQAYVNSELKLNLKFRRNASVEEMFEEIENALRKLGKRRLEEISSIVAAEPVISVTQMNPEPEMSSEEIEKEPPYKAPESVYRSILERIRHNVWVRAGIDERTGKSLLRDGATGELFEFPVAVGVMYMFKLEHLAEEKIHARSIGPYSLVTQQPLGGKAQFGGQRFGEMEVWALEAYGAANTLQEIITIKSDDVIGRVKTYESIVRGETILEPGIPESFKILVNELRSLGLKVTVEDKNNREINLKDLEEYSAADDMKLARSVGFF
- a CDS encoding SpoIID/LytB domain-containing protein — protein: MMKVWATLGVILLNGVLLNGGAAFAKQSAAEQNWGPSIRVHLKSLGTAKEVFLSSKEGFEIYDGETGETLARCENGKQERVSFDGGRLKIGEDSTKSERKLYSMVDIRAKNEIIEVRASSIKRNYRGGIRVVVMGDSLQVINELPVELYLRGVVPCEMPFTWSKEALKAQAVAARTFAYSRMIHERKTPYDLDDTTSSQVYRGYDVEKESTNEAISETAHLVLIHQGKPISALYCADCGGVTESASEVFSSDVPYLVSVLDADVNGNPFNAVSKYDSWSLLLGDKELLSLLEKRQVAIGMVREIVIVQRSSSGRVKEMLLRGEKGEQTLRGVDFRNLMGVNKLRSTLFEVNRVEDGWQFEGKGWGHGVGMCQVGAQSRAMAGYDFAEILSAYYRGAELKQAEVALFEPLSRRKISRTQNRDKRLPKKGG
- a CDS encoding PQQ-dependent sugar dehydrogenase, whose product is MVRVSVFLCVTIFAGNAFSQNLYLNDYYYEPYFSGFIFPTSFACIGEEEFLVLEIHTGRVIHLKEGNKTIALDLDVSNNAEQGLLGIALHPNFITNGVVALFYSKNDQIGKDGGNWIDNRVETFSWDGEKLNFLNTLITFPYDPDQKNGPTHDGGKLTVGKDGHLYITHGDFLRGGFENPRIEMNTSETDVAGVGGIYRISFTGEIPRDNPFYNNSNPQIQSLYTYGLRNCFGIATDPYTGRIWATDNGPDQYDEVDIIGSGFNGGWLKICGPDVRASKYAENNYTDYDANDLVYLPNAYYDDPVFSWLQPIGVTQLVFLDSYKFSPQERGNVLIGEFNYGGLYLFEVNTNRNGFVLGGALADKVADNSEERNLNKVGDNWGIIVDMTIGNDGYLYLLRFETGEIYRIRPYQDPVIPKSFDLKAGKLVNGTLTDIQFSDDSYMIFQTMLGRAAGDAQIEVFSVAPPPSTKTLTELQFFVESKSFKPLVQTIELYNYETQKYQLVSLSTTTSSDNTTQVSITSDINRFIEPLTREIKARVSWYSVFSILSFQSAIELDNASWKFIYK